In Xanthocytophaga agilis, a genomic segment contains:
- a CDS encoding formimidoylglutamase has translation MKHFYSYEAVDSKPYIRYREGETKLGEQIVISKAGIANNCQFVLLGIKEDIGVKANLGVGGANTVWDSFLSAFLNIQSTDLFTGNEVQLLGYFDFTEPLHSSEPYIYRKQVEYIDSEVEALVMDIVKQNKIPIVIGGSHANAYPIIKGVSLGLQHLHTFSNYSLNCINLDAHADFRRKEGRHSGNGFRYAYEEKFLKKYAIVGLHENYNPQTIIAEIKQNAAIWFCFWEDIFLREKLSFKDAVYSAIEFTNGTLTGIELDLDCIEDVLSSAMTPSGISATLARWYLYTTALQCMVAYLHICEGATQLADGRKDLTTGKLISYLVSDFVKGYLEK, from the coding sequence ATGAAACATTTTTATTCGTATGAGGCTGTCGATAGCAAGCCTTATATCAGATATCGGGAAGGGGAAACGAAACTGGGTGAACAAATCGTAATTTCAAAAGCTGGCATTGCCAACAATTGCCAGTTTGTGCTACTAGGTATCAAAGAAGATATTGGTGTAAAAGCTAATCTGGGAGTTGGAGGTGCCAATACTGTATGGGATAGTTTCCTGTCTGCCTTTCTCAATATTCAAAGTACAGATTTATTTACCGGAAACGAAGTTCAGTTACTTGGGTATTTTGATTTTACAGAGCCCCTACATTCTTCAGAACCATATATATATCGTAAGCAAGTAGAATACATCGATAGCGAGGTTGAGGCTCTGGTTATGGATATTGTGAAACAGAACAAGATCCCAATTGTTATAGGAGGAAGCCATGCCAATGCTTATCCTATTATAAAAGGTGTTTCTTTGGGACTTCAACACCTACATACATTCTCTAATTATTCTCTAAATTGTATTAATCTGGATGCTCATGCTGATTTCCGGCGAAAAGAAGGCCGTCATAGTGGCAACGGTTTCCGGTATGCTTATGAAGAGAAGTTCTTAAAGAAATATGCTATTGTAGGCTTGCATGAAAATTACAATCCCCAAACTATTATCGCAGAAATAAAGCAAAATGCAGCTATATGGTTTTGCTTCTGGGAAGATATATTTCTGCGGGAAAAGTTATCTTTCAAGGATGCTGTATACTCGGCTATAGAATTTACCAACGGTACTCTGACAGGGATAGAATTGGATCTGGATTGTATTGAAGATGTATTGTCAAGTGCCATGACTCCTTCTGGTATTTCGGCTACACTCGCCCGGTGGTATCTATATACAACAGCCTTACAGTGTATGGTGGCCTATCTGCATATTTGCGAAGGAGCTACTCAGTTGGCAGATGGCAGGAAAGATCTTACCACTGGAAAATTAATCAGCTATCTGGTATCAGATTTCGTGAAAGGTTATCTGGAAAAATAA
- the hutI gene encoding imidazolonepropionase, which yields MLIINIKQLVGIREETSLLKGKAMAELPYLDNAFLRIIDDQIVEYGEMKDLSEKGWDNEEQIDVAGQYVLPAWCDSHSHLVYAGSRETEFVDKIKGMSYETIAKNGGGILNSARLLNNTPEEELFHLAWQRLEEVKKLGTGAIEIKSGYGLTVEGELKMLRVIRKLQKESDVLIKSTFLGAHTYPSVFKDNHQAYIQQIIEEMLPVIAEEQLADYIDVFCEQGFFSVQETEQILEAGIRFGLKPKLHANQLHVSGGVQTGVKYKAISVDHLESIGEAEIDCLKESNTIATLLPSAAFFLRMSYPPARQMLDANLPLAIATDYNPGSSPSGNMPLLIALSCIQLKMTPEEAINAATINGAFAMELHNSTGSISRGKKANLILTKPIPSLAYLPYSFGSTLIDKVLLQGKWV from the coding sequence ATGCTTATTATTAATATTAAACAACTCGTCGGCATACGAGAAGAAACCTCCCTGCTGAAAGGTAAGGCAATGGCCGAATTACCTTATCTTGACAATGCATTTTTACGAATTATTGATGACCAGATTGTTGAGTATGGAGAGATGAAAGATCTGTCAGAGAAAGGGTGGGATAATGAAGAGCAGATAGATGTTGCCGGACAGTATGTATTACCTGCCTGGTGCGATTCACATTCCCATCTGGTGTATGCCGGAAGCAGAGAAACTGAGTTTGTTGATAAGATCAAAGGAATGAGTTATGAGACCATTGCTAAAAATGGGGGAGGGATTTTAAACTCAGCCCGATTGCTGAATAACACGCCAGAAGAAGAACTCTTTCACCTTGCTTGGCAACGTCTGGAAGAAGTGAAAAAACTAGGTACAGGTGCTATTGAAATCAAAAGTGGTTACGGGCTTACAGTAGAAGGTGAACTGAAAATGCTACGTGTAATCCGAAAGTTGCAGAAAGAGTCAGATGTATTAATCAAATCCACATTTCTTGGAGCACATACCTATCCATCTGTATTTAAAGACAATCATCAGGCATATATCCAGCAGATTATAGAAGAGATGTTGCCTGTTATTGCAGAGGAGCAACTGGCTGATTATATAGATGTTTTTTGTGAACAGGGATTTTTTAGCGTTCAGGAAACCGAACAGATACTGGAAGCCGGAATACGTTTTGGACTGAAGCCTAAGTTACATGCAAATCAGTTACACGTATCAGGTGGAGTACAAACAGGAGTAAAATACAAGGCTATTTCGGTAGACCATCTGGAAAGTATAGGGGAAGCAGAAATTGATTGTTTAAAAGAGAGTAATACCATTGCGACACTATTGCCTTCAGCTGCTTTCTTTTTGAGGATGAGCTACCCGCCTGCTCGCCAGATGCTGGATGCAAATTTGCCATTGGCAATTGCTACAGATTATAATCCGGGATCATCGCCCAGTGGAAATATGCCCTTGCTGATAGCACTAAGCTGTATACAACTTAAAATGACACCTGAAGAAGCTATCAATGCTGCAACTATTAATGGAGCTTTTGCCATGGAATTGCATAACAGTACAGGAAGTATTAGCCGGGGTAAAAAAGCCAATCTGATCTTGACAAAGCCTATACCTTCTCTTGCTTATCTGCCTTATTCGTTTGGCTCTACTCTGATTGATAAAGTACTGTTACAAGGCAAATGGGTATGA
- a CDS encoding hemolysin family protein, with protein sequence MNSVLGIFLALVSAVFFTSIEIAFVSASKLHIELQEEQGLYSGKVLSRFVKNTSGLIGTTLIGKILSTVAYTILAFGQLYPWLKDFLHTTSYNHSYILLPLSLLLIFTGYYLVVECLTKFLFLVNPHHWLQIAIIPFRVAYILLYPFMTGMATISRWIIKHVLRIPEKDIQPLFSQTELTVYLEQLDYTETAKEEDEVDTQIFNNALSFKRIKVRDCMIPRTEISAIDIEEGMSELKRKFVESGHSKVLVYKDSIDNIIGYCHAIELFKKPKDIQQLLTPVKIVAETTPVTDVLIELTQSQKSLAVVVDEYGGTSGLVSIEDIIEQLLGEIQDEYDVSEDWVEEKLNESTYLLSARHEIDYLNDKYTLNLPTGEYGTLGGLIISIYEDLPSVNKQIHLSPFTFTILSMKDSHIDVVKLSIEESKD encoded by the coding sequence ATGAATTCTGTATTGGGTATATTTCTAGCATTAGTATCTGCTGTTTTTTTCACCAGTATTGAAATTGCTTTTGTTTCTGCCAGCAAACTTCACATAGAGTTACAGGAAGAGCAGGGTCTATACTCAGGCAAGGTATTATCCCGGTTTGTAAAGAACACTTCCGGATTGATTGGTACAACATTAATAGGAAAGATTCTTTCAACTGTAGCCTATACGATACTAGCATTCGGTCAACTATATCCCTGGTTAAAAGATTTTCTCCATACTACCTCATATAATCACAGTTACATTCTATTACCACTATCCTTACTTCTGATATTTACAGGGTATTATCTTGTTGTAGAGTGCCTCACAAAATTCTTGTTTCTGGTTAATCCTCATCACTGGTTACAAATTGCGATCATTCCTTTTCGAGTAGCCTATATTCTTCTGTATCCTTTTATGACAGGTATGGCTACTATCTCCCGATGGATAATCAAGCATGTACTACGTATTCCGGAAAAAGACATACAACCCTTGTTTAGCCAGACAGAATTAACTGTTTATCTGGAACAGCTGGACTATACGGAAACAGCCAAAGAAGAAGATGAGGTAGATACTCAGATTTTTAACAACGCACTTTCATTTAAACGAATCAAGGTAAGAGATTGCATGATTCCCAGAACAGAAATTTCTGCAATAGATATCGAAGAGGGCATGAGTGAGTTAAAAAGGAAATTTGTAGAGAGCGGACATTCCAAGGTGTTGGTATACAAAGACTCTATTGATAATATCATTGGGTATTGTCATGCGATAGAGTTATTTAAAAAGCCGAAGGATATTCAACAGCTTTTGACACCTGTAAAAATTGTAGCCGAAACTACTCCTGTTACAGATGTGTTAATAGAATTAACACAATCACAAAAGAGTCTGGCAGTGGTTGTAGATGAATATGGGGGTACTTCTGGTTTGGTTAGTATTGAAGATATTATTGAACAACTATTAGGTGAAATCCAGGATGAATACGATGTAAGTGAAGACTGGGTGGAGGAAAAGCTAAACGAGTCGACCTATTTATTGAGTGCACGTCATGAGATTGATTATCTGAATGATAAATACACTTTAAACCTTCCAACGGGCGAATACGGTACATTAGGAGGACTAATTATTTCTATCTATGAAGATCTTCCTTCTGTAAATAAACAAATTCATCTATCTCCTTTTACATTTACAATCCTGTCAATGAAGGATTCACATATTGATGTTGTCAAATTATCTATTGAGGAGAGTAAAGATTAA
- a CDS encoding 3-hydroxyacyl-ACP dehydratase FabZ family protein, whose amino-acid sequence MKEIESLLPHRDPFLYVDSIISATLEEVIGIKQFDSSDSFLNSSFPETSYVPGMILIESMAQCGGAGARKINATEGLFGLAGIEMACFHAGVEFGKTVKMIIKNLKISTKIVKQSGVAYVDEVPVAEATWVCIKIQ is encoded by the coding sequence ATGAAGGAAATTGAAAGTTTATTACCTCATAGGGATCCATTTCTCTATGTAGATTCTATTATCTCGGCCACACTGGAAGAAGTAATCGGAATAAAGCAATTCGACAGTTCTGATTCATTTCTCAACAGTAGCTTTCCGGAAACATCTTATGTACCTGGAATGATTTTAATTGAGTCAATGGCTCAATGTGGTGGAGCCGGAGCCCGTAAAATAAACGCAACAGAAGGACTTTTTGGCCTGGCAGGAATTGAAATGGCGTGTTTTCACGCAGGTGTAGAATTTGGAAAGACAGTCAAGATGATTATTAAAAATCTTAAAATAAGTACTAAGATCGTAAAACAATCAGGTGTTGCTTATGTGGATGAAGTCCCGGTAGCAGAAGCAACATGGGTATGTATTAAGATTCAGTAA
- a CDS encoding 5-formyltetrahydrofolate cyclo-ligase: protein MPEKITTTAINTKASLRRTYLTNQKKLSQQEVQSLSQQISDQLFLTFNFQTIRTIHCFLPIVKNNEINTWLIIRRLQQDFPNTQIVIPKTDAASLSIISCLLAQDTVLTVSDWGIQEPEVIEKIETTQIDYVLVPLLAYDRQGYRVGYGKGFYDRFLAQCRPDVVKIGLSYNSPLEKIEDIDQYDIPLDYCVTPETVWMF, encoded by the coding sequence ATGCCAGAAAAGATAACTACTACAGCCATTAATACAAAAGCCAGTTTACGTCGTACGTATCTTACCAATCAGAAAAAATTATCCCAGCAGGAGGTACAGAGTTTAAGTCAACAAATTTCTGATCAGTTATTTCTGACTTTCAACTTTCAGACTATCCGGACAATACATTGCTTTTTACCTATTGTAAAAAACAATGAAATAAATACCTGGCTTATTATACGAAGGCTCCAGCAAGACTTTCCGAATACTCAGATTGTAATACCCAAAACAGATGCAGCATCCCTTTCAATAATTAGCTGTTTGCTAGCACAGGATACAGTTCTTACAGTATCAGACTGGGGTATTCAGGAGCCGGAAGTTATTGAAAAAATAGAAACCACACAGATAGATTATGTATTAGTCCCACTCTTAGCCTATGATCGACAAGGATATCGTGTAGGTTATGGAAAAGGATTCTATGATCGGTTTCTGGCACAATGCCGTCCGGATGTAGTAAAGATAGGATTATCTTACAATTCTCCCCTAGAAAAAATAGAGGATATAGATCAATATGATATTCCTCTGGACTATTGTGTCACTCCTGAAACAGTATGGATGTTCTGA
- a CDS encoding hemerythrin domain-containing protein, translated as MEHTILRRTITELVDDNYVYAHVLYYFGIRFYEYADDTLEQVCRRRGLNVSQVVHSLEYALQQKNTKSITLETLPVDLIIEFLRHTHAVFVKQTLPYMAHLVETLRYESYPCIKDLQLLFPLFVEDFILHIHEEEDTLFNYVALLQKAQQHKVSLGKVFFELENKSVQHFADDHETHDDEMAGIREITNNYTLPAGSSQHLKVVFAELKSFETELHTHARIENEILFPKVLELEKEVREVVKQIAVLN; from the coding sequence ATGGAACATACCATTCTTCGCCGTACGATTACTGAGCTTGTAGATGATAACTATGTGTATGCACATGTGTTGTATTATTTTGGTATTCGGTTTTATGAGTATGCAGATGATACACTAGAGCAGGTTTGTCGGCGTCGGGGATTGAATGTTTCTCAGGTAGTGCATAGTCTGGAATATGCTTTACAGCAAAAAAATACGAAGTCAATTACACTGGAAACACTTCCTGTAGATTTGATTATAGAGTTTTTGCGCCATACTCATGCCGTTTTTGTAAAGCAAACTCTACCTTATATGGCACATCTGGTAGAGACGTTACGCTATGAATCATACCCATGCATAAAGGATCTACAACTTTTGTTCCCTCTTTTTGTAGAAGATTTTATACTACATATTCACGAAGAAGAGGATACACTCTTTAACTATGTAGCCTTACTTCAAAAGGCACAGCAACATAAAGTTTCTCTGGGAAAAGTATTCTTCGAACTGGAGAATAAGTCTGTACAGCATTTTGCGGACGATCATGAAACACATGACGATGAAATGGCTGGTATACGCGAAATTACCAATAATTATACTCTGCCAGCCGGAAGTAGTCAACATCTGAAGGTTGTTTTTGCTGAGTTGAAATCCTTTGAGACAGAACTGCACACACATGCCCGTATAGAAAACGAAATTCTGTTTCCAAAGGTGCTTGAACTAGAAAAAGAGGTACGGGAAGTAGTGAAGCAGATTGCTGTTTTAAATTAA
- the ruvX gene encoding Holliday junction resolvase RuvX, with the protein MPRILAIDYGLKRTGLAVTDPLQIIASPLDTVATHQLMDFLKSYMVQEEVESFVVGQPKQTDNTPSEIAPHVEGFVKRLKAQFPETPVHRVDERFTSIMAQQTLIAGGMKKKDRQDKSNIDKVSAAIILQSFMESRK; encoded by the coding sequence ATGCCACGTATTTTAGCAATTGATTATGGCTTGAAGCGAACAGGACTAGCTGTAACAGACCCATTACAGATTATCGCTTCTCCATTGGATACAGTTGCTACTCATCAATTGATGGATTTCCTCAAATCCTATATGGTACAGGAGGAAGTAGAGAGCTTCGTAGTTGGGCAGCCAAAACAGACAGATAATACACCATCCGAAATAGCCCCTCATGTGGAAGGTTTTGTTAAGCGATTGAAGGCACAATTTCCTGAGACACCTGTTCACCGGGTAGATGAACGCTTTACTTCCATCATGGCTCAGCAGACTTTAATAGCTGGTGGAATGAAAAAGAAAGATCGTCAGGATAAATCGAATATAGACAAAGTCAGCGCTGCGATTATTCTACAATCTTTTATGGAATCGAGAAAATAA
- a CDS encoding S41 family peptidase: MSTIRNSSFYVRLPILLAVTLAGGIFLGAKVGGNSNNGNVAKSYQKYREILSLIDRDYVDTVNIEKLVDYSIEKMLEKLDPHTAYIPASDIQMARAQLESDFDGIGVEFNIFRDTVSVIAPLVGGPSESAGIRAGDKIVEANGVKLTGKSLDNNLVFTSLRGPRGSKVKIGIVRKGVKEVVYFNITRDKIPQFSIESSHMVDNSTGYIKVSRFAANTYDEFKKALGNLKKQGMQQLVLDLRGNPGGYMDRATNMVDELLAGNKLIVYTDGKESRYDQKVNASQPGIFEKGPIIVLLDEGSASASEIVAGALQDNDRALVVGRRSFGKGLVQAPIPLEDGSELRLTISRYYTPSGRSIQKEYTHDGTDDYDRDIEKRYEHGEFFNADSIKFNTSKTYKTAKGRTVYGGGGIMPDVFVSLDTNYNTKYLAELYNSNIVREYALNYATDHRKELDKMSFADFRKKVTITDAMLQDVIKMANQANITYNDKDFQRSKAFLSNQLKALIARTVWRRSEKDGLNNEYYQITLEQDPVFQKALQSFPKAAALEQGKLASSK, encoded by the coding sequence ATGAGTACAATACGAAATTCCAGCTTTTATGTGCGTTTACCTATTTTGCTGGCCGTAACTCTGGCTGGAGGGATTTTTCTGGGAGCAAAAGTCGGAGGAAACAGTAATAATGGTAATGTGGCCAAAAGTTATCAGAAATATCGGGAGATACTTTCGTTAATTGACCGGGATTATGTGGATACTGTCAATATTGAAAAGCTGGTAGATTACTCCATTGAGAAGATGCTGGAAAAACTAGATCCTCATACAGCCTATATACCTGCCAGCGATATTCAAATGGCTCGTGCACAACTGGAAAGCGACTTTGATGGGATTGGGGTTGAATTTAATATATTTCGGGACACTGTGTCTGTGATTGCTCCTCTTGTCGGTGGTCCATCAGAATCAGCAGGGATTCGGGCTGGTGACAAGATTGTTGAAGCCAATGGGGTAAAACTTACAGGTAAGAGTCTGGATAACAATCTTGTGTTTACTTCTCTGAGAGGTCCCAGAGGTTCAAAAGTTAAAATAGGAATTGTCAGAAAAGGTGTAAAAGAGGTAGTCTATTTCAACATTACCAGAGATAAAATACCTCAATTCTCTATCGAGTCATCACATATGGTTGACAATAGTACTGGCTATATCAAAGTTAGCCGCTTTGCAGCCAATACCTATGATGAATTCAAGAAAGCTCTTGGGAATCTGAAAAAGCAGGGAATGCAACAACTCGTACTGGATCTGCGTGGCAATCCTGGTGGCTATATGGATAGAGCTACCAATATGGTTGATGAACTACTGGCAGGAAACAAGTTAATCGTCTATACAGATGGCAAAGAGTCACGCTATGATCAGAAAGTAAATGCCTCTCAACCAGGTATCTTTGAAAAAGGCCCTATCATTGTGTTACTGGACGAAGGAAGTGCTTCTGCCTCTGAAATTGTAGCAGGTGCCTTACAGGATAATGACAGAGCATTGGTAGTAGGACGTCGTTCGTTTGGAAAGGGACTCGTACAGGCTCCAATCCCTCTTGAAGATGGTTCTGAGTTACGCCTTACGATCTCCAGATACTATACTCCTAGTGGCCGTAGCATTCAAAAAGAATATACGCATGATGGTACAGATGACTATGATCGTGATATAGAAAAACGCTATGAACATGGAGAGTTCTTTAATGCAGACAGTATTAAATTTAATACATCTAAAACGTACAAAACAGCTAAAGGTCGTACAGTATATGGTGGAGGTGGAATCATGCCTGATGTATTTGTAAGTCTGGATACCAACTACAATACCAAATACCTTGCAGAGTTGTATAACAGCAATATTGTTCGGGAATATGCACTTAACTATGCTACAGACCATCGCAAAGAACTTGACAAAATGAGTTTTGCAGACTTTCGCAAAAAAGTTACCATCACAGATGCCATGTTACAGGATGTAATCAAGATGGCCAACCAAGCCAACATTACGTATAACGATAAAGACTTTCAGCGCTCCAAAGCATTCTTATCCAATCAGTTAAAAGCACTGATAGCACGTACAGTATGGAGACGTTCAGAGAAAGATGGTTTAAATAATGAATATTATCAGATTACCCTGGAACAAGATCCTGTATTCCAGAAAGCCCTACAGTCTTTCCCTAAAGCAGCGGCACTGGAACAAGGCAAATTGGCAAGTAGCAAATAA
- the def gene encoding peptide deformylase, producing MIYPITAYGDPVLKKVAQPIEKGTDIKKLVDDMYETMYNASGVGLAAPQIGMSVRIFVTDGSPMDEEDEVLQKFKKVFVNPTILEETGDEWAFEEGCLSIPGIRADVNRPPKVKIHYFDENWNEYTEEYEGIPARIIQHEYDHLQGVLFVDKVSAMKKRLIQSKLADISKGKARADYRLRFAK from the coding sequence ATGATTTATCCTATTACAGCGTATGGCGACCCTGTTCTGAAAAAAGTCGCACAGCCAATTGAGAAAGGAACTGATATTAAAAAGCTGGTAGATGATATGTATGAAACCATGTACAATGCCAGTGGTGTAGGGTTGGCTGCCCCTCAGATAGGAATGAGCGTCCGAATATTTGTAACAGATGGTAGCCCTATGGATGAGGAAGATGAGGTATTACAGAAGTTTAAAAAGGTGTTTGTAAATCCAACAATTCTGGAAGAAACAGGTGACGAATGGGCTTTTGAAGAGGGTTGTTTAAGCATTCCGGGTATCCGTGCTGATGTAAATCGTCCCCCTAAAGTGAAGATTCACTATTTTGATGAGAACTGGAATGAGTATACAGAAGAATATGAAGGTATTCCTGCCCGGATTATTCAGCATGAATATGACCACTTACAGGGAGTATTGTTTGTAGATAAGGTGTCTGCTATGAAGAAGCGCTTGATTCAATCAAAGCTGGCTGACATTAGCAAAGGTAAGGCTCGGGCTGATTATCGCTTACGTTTTGCCAAATAA
- a CDS encoding TonB-dependent receptor — MNTYKILQRIALYSLLLFIGGIFGNSLQAQENCQLSVSGTVVHSQQQPFPGAVVFIVELKQGTTTDEKGRYHIDHVCPGTYTVICQYVGHHTDSTYIQITKSQGNLNFHLDEMEETLETVVVQGTHQENATLLPQQSLQGKDLERIQGIALGEMVKTLPGLNSIQTGPSISKPVIHGLHSNRVLILNNGIRQEGQQWGSEHAPEIDPFVAKRITIIKGASSVRYGADAIGGVIMVEPDPLPQTNKISGEINLHAFSNNRQGTVSGLMEGGLKKINGLGWRVQGTYKKAGTSRTPDYYLTNSQFEEANVSAATGYKTAKYGFDVFFSHFSTKIGIFTGSHIGNQTDLENAINADRPLVSSKFSYSIGRPYQDISHNLAKANAFYISPALGKFSLLFGYQYNFRQEYDAPSVRSTNIRFRLYTYTYELLWEHKSLLPNTTGTIGVSTVYQGNNVGGNVYLIPNFNNQGIGGFIIEKWAKNQWQAEAGLRYDYRHLDVYRRKQGSQSVISPGYTYTSFSGTLGTTYQPHQNLSINLNFSSAWRPPTAAELYSAGVHHGAAAYEKGDSALSIEQSYHTTVSLNWKPTDKLSVDIGVYSNYMPGYIYLKPDSVPIVTIRGAFPAYTYTQTNALFKGLDATLKYQFLPYLSWQGKLAMVRALNRTTDEYLPWIPTDRIENTLRFEKKKWKKLTNVYVAISVLNVSKQRRIPPTYTTTTTEGGATRTIYVGDFAPPPVGYMLLSTDMGFAWPIGKYIADIGVSGQNLANVRYRDYLNRFRYFSDEIGRNIIIRLKFSF, encoded by the coding sequence ATGAATACGTACAAGATACTTCAAAGAATAGCCCTCTACAGCTTACTACTATTCATTGGAGGAATATTCGGTAACAGCCTGCAAGCTCAGGAGAACTGTCAATTATCGGTTAGTGGCACAGTAGTACATTCCCAGCAACAACCTTTTCCAGGGGCGGTTGTATTTATTGTTGAGCTAAAGCAAGGGACTACTACAGATGAGAAAGGGCGCTATCATATTGATCATGTTTGTCCAGGTACCTATACAGTTATTTGCCAATATGTAGGCCACCACACAGACTCTACCTATATTCAGATAACCAAGTCGCAAGGTAATCTTAACTTTCATCTGGACGAGATGGAAGAAACGCTGGAAACCGTTGTGGTACAAGGCACTCATCAGGAAAATGCGACTTTACTACCACAACAATCGTTACAAGGCAAGGATCTGGAACGTATACAAGGCATAGCGCTGGGTGAAATGGTCAAGACACTGCCAGGTCTGAATTCTATTCAAACAGGTCCCAGTATTTCCAAACCTGTTATCCATGGTCTGCATAGCAACCGGGTACTGATTCTCAATAACGGTATCAGGCAAGAAGGTCAACAATGGGGTAGCGAACATGCACCTGAGATAGATCCGTTTGTAGCCAAACGAATTACAATTATCAAAGGAGCCTCCAGTGTCAGATATGGGGCTGATGCTATAGGGGGAGTGATTATGGTAGAACCAGATCCTCTGCCACAAACCAATAAGATTTCAGGAGAAATAAACCTTCACGCATTTAGTAATAACCGTCAAGGGACAGTATCAGGTTTGATGGAAGGTGGATTAAAAAAAATAAATGGCTTAGGATGGCGTGTACAGGGAACGTATAAAAAGGCAGGTACTTCACGTACTCCAGACTATTATCTTACCAATTCCCAATTTGAGGAAGCAAACGTTTCTGCAGCAACAGGGTATAAAACCGCTAAGTATGGCTTCGATGTATTTTTCAGCCATTTCTCAACCAAGATAGGCATATTCACCGGATCACATATCGGCAACCAAACGGATCTGGAAAATGCCATCAATGCAGACCGTCCACTGGTATCATCCAAATTTTCCTATAGTATAGGCAGGCCTTATCAGGACATCTCTCACAATCTGGCTAAAGCCAATGCATTCTACATCAGTCCGGCCTTGGGTAAATTCAGTTTATTATTCGGGTATCAGTATAATTTCCGGCAGGAATACGATGCACCTTCTGTACGAAGTACCAATATCCGATTCCGTTTGTACACTTACACCTATGAGTTGCTGTGGGAACACAAATCTTTACTACCCAATACAACTGGAACAATAGGAGTATCTACTGTCTATCAGGGTAATAATGTAGGTGGGAATGTGTACTTAATCCCTAACTTTAACAATCAGGGTATAGGTGGATTTATCATCGAAAAATGGGCTAAAAACCAGTGGCAGGCAGAAGCAGGCCTCCGCTACGATTATAGGCATCTTGATGTGTATCGCAGAAAGCAAGGGAGTCAAAGTGTAATCTCTCCTGGTTATACATATACAAGTTTTTCAGGTACATTAGGTACGACCTATCAACCCCATCAAAATCTTAGTATTAATCTGAACTTTTCTTCTGCCTGGAGGCCACCTACTGCTGCAGAACTATATAGTGCAGGTGTACATCATGGAGCAGCTGCCTATGAAAAAGGAGACTCAGCGCTTTCTATTGAGCAGTCGTATCATACTACAGTTAGTCTTAACTGGAAACCTACAGATAAACTCAGTGTAGATATTGGTGTATATTCCAATTATATGCCAGGCTATATTTATCTCAAACCGGATTCTGTACCGATTGTAACCATCCGTGGAGCATTTCCAGCTTATACCTATACCCAGACCAATGCACTCTTTAAAGGCCTGGATGCTACTCTGAAATATCAGTTTCTGCCTTACCTGTCCTGGCAAGGCAAACTCGCCATGGTACGGGCATTGAACAGAACCACGGATGAGTATTTGCCTTGGATACCAACAGATCGGATCGAAAACACCCTCCGCTTTGAGAAAAAAAAATGGAAGAAACTTACCAATGTATATGTAGCTATTAGTGTTCTGAATGTGTCTAAACAAAGGCGAATTCCTCCTACTTATACAACCACTACTACTGAAGGTGGAGCTACCCGTACTATTTATGTAGGAGACTTTGCGCCTCCTCCAGTAGGTTATATGCTACTGAGTACAGATATGGGCTTTGCATGGCCTATTGGGAAATATATAGCTGATATTGGAGTATCAGGTCAGAATTTGGCCAACGTCCGATACCGGGACTATTTAAACCGTTTTCGCTACTTCTCAGATGAGATTGGTCGAAATATAATCATACGGTTAAAATTCAGTTTCTAA